In the genome of Torulaspora globosa chromosome 2, complete sequence, the window GAGAGATGAGGTAGCCGCACCGAGACCTCTGGCGGTCATTTTCACGCTCCCGCGAGGCGTTGTGGTCCCATCTAGGGACATAGTCCATAATTAGCGACATACTTTTGGAGATTCCTGTCGTGCTTCCCACCTCATGTACCGCGTCATAAGCAAATGATAGCGGCAGCATTAAATTATGGAGAAGTGCCCTCCCCTGTGCCTGTAGGTTACTTGGCGCGGCAGAGCTAAGCTCTGTCGAGTTGTCGGCCGCATTCTCGACTCCGTCGCTGCCCGATGGCGCTTCTTCATAATGAGCATTCCCTGCCAAAACGTGGCTCGAGAGGTCCCCATGGACTGCATGCAGATGATAGATCCAGTTGGATAGCTGCGTAACAATGCTGATGTCGTCAGAAAAGTGTCTTACCAGGCCGTAAGTCTTGTATCCCAGCCTTCGGCCTGCGAACTGCGCGTTTTGGTCGTTATagcttggaagatggtACACCAAGACGTCCTTTACCGCCATATAGTTTTCCGGCGCAAGCAAGATGTTCTGATTAATCAAAGACTCCCACGATTCTCCACTGCTGTCAAACTCAAGTTGCGAAACCTTACACCCATCGGGCCACAATCCAGCGATCCCTCGTCGTACAATAGTCTCCGGCTTCAACTGTATGTGATGCCAGAACGGGACGATCTGCTCATTCAGTAGATCTGTCAACTCGCCCATATCTTCGAATCGAGAGAACGGCCCGTAGTGTAGCACAAATATCTGGTAGCAGTACCACAGCTGCGACACATAGAGCTCATGAGGGATCGCCGGGCTCATTCTGCCTTCCTCCGTAGAGACGCAAAGACTGATAAAGAACCGGCATTCCACCTTTATGATCAGTATAACTTCCTTATGCAGCTCAACCACTTTTTCCTGCCTTTCTCCCATGCCACCAAATGAGTCGGTAAGAGACCAGATCCCCTGTATCATTCCAATCCTTCCTAGCTTCTCATTCAATGTGAtctccagatcttcaaaCGAATGGTacaacagcagctgctTGTGGACCTCATCCTCGCCATCGCTCTGACTCGGGTCAAAGACAGTGACATATTGCAACATAACCAACTTCACCGGATATCCCGCCCCCAACCAGCGATGCTCACAAACCCTGAGCCTTCATAGCACTTGTATCTTGAGCTTATAGCAGTCGTATCTTCGTTTGGCATGAGCTGCTTTCTTGGTTAAGCAGCTGGTAAGGCTCTCTCATTAAAAAATTGCACGTATAGACGATTAAACCTATCAGTTGGTAGTAGTAAGGTCAAGGATATTCATCGGTTGGCAGCTCGAAGATGGTTTTGGCAGACTTGGGGAAGCGGATTAATAGTGCTGTCAACGGGGCGCTCTCTAACAGTCAGGATGATTATGCCACTACAGTTGATCATATGCTGAAGGCGATTGTGACGGCGTTGTTGGAGTCAGATGTGAATATCAGACTGGTTTCTAAGCTGAGGAATAATTTGAAAAGCAAGCTTATAGATTCCAAGAGTGATGGCAGGTCAGTTTCGAACGGTCAAACCAAAAAGGTGATTCAAAAGGCTGTCTTTGATGAGCTGTGCGATCTTGTGGACTGTAAAGTGGACGAACCTTTCCAGCctaagaagaagaagtgcaACGTGATCATGTTTGTGGGTTTGCAGGGCTCTGGTAAGACAACATCTTGTACTAAGCTTGCCGTTTACTACTCGAGAAGAGGATATAAGGTGGGCCTTATATGTGCGGATACGTTCCGTGCCGGTGCCTTTGACCAATTGAAACAGAACGCGATCAAGGCTCACATCCCATTCTATGGCTCTTATACGGAAACCAATCCGGTGAAAGTGGCAGCGGAGGGTGTGGCGAAGTTTAAGAAGGAAAAGTTTGAGATCATTATTGTGGATACTTCTGGTAGACACCAACAGGAACAGGCGCTGTTCCAGGAGATGGTCGAGATATCGAATGTTGTGAAGCCAAACCAAACGATCATGGTTCTTGACGCGTCTATTGGTCAAGCAGCGGAGCAACAGTCGAAGGCGTTTAAGGAGTCAGCAGACTTTGGTGCTATCATATTGACGAAAATGGACGGCCACGCTAAGGGTGGTGGTGCCATATCGGCGGTGGCGGCAACCAACACACCGATTATTTTCATCGGTACTGGTGAACACATGCACGACTTGGAGAAATTCTCACCGAAGTCTTTTGTATCCAAGCTGCTGGGGATCGGCGACATCGAAAGTTTATTAGAACAGTTCCAGACTGTCTCGAATAAGGAAGATACTAAGGCAACAATGGAAAATCTCCAACAGGGCAAATTTACTTTGctggatttcaagaagcagatgcaGACAATCATGAAAATGGGGCCACTATCGAATATAGCACAGATGATCCCCGGAATGGGAAATATGATGAGCCAGGTGGGAGAGGAGGAAACTTcgaaaaagatgaaaaaaatgATTTATGTACTAGATTCTATGACCAAAGAGGAACTGGAGTCCGATGGGCGGCTGTTTATTGACCAGCCAAGTCGCATGGTGAGAGTGGCCGCAGGTTCAGGGACTTCTGTC includes:
- the CCZ1 gene encoding Ccz1p (ancestral locus Anc_3.396); amino-acid sequence: MLQYVTVFDPSQSDGEDEVHKQLLLYHSFEDLEITLNEKLGRIGMIQGIWSLTDSFGGMGERQEKVVELHKEVILIIKVECRFFISLCVSTEEGRMSPAIPHELYVSQLWYCYQIFVLHYGPFSRFEDMGELTDLLNEQIVPFWHHIQLKPETIVRRGIAGLWPDGCKVSQLEFDSSGESWESLINQNILLAPENYMAVKDVLVYHLPSYNDQNAQFAGRRLGYKTYGLVRHFSDDISIVTQLSNWIYHLHAVHGDLSSHVLAGNAHYEEAPSGSDGVENAADNSTELSSAAPSNLQAQGRALLHNLMLPLSFAYDAVHEVGSTTGISKSMSLIMDYVPRWDHNASRERENDRQRSRCGYLISPLCSGMLPMSYRVKKVVYESSDGHLRSFNLLFWFYDDVLVVTVCEPEFAKIWDSQYLEDLSYKFRESITRFYETAFQHAESKAKGPSKRESFAYTTYSKITKEIKCSVPAWFDSKSDNRGSNPMKLVVDGVDHLFGLNSQDASELQDANRNPWGLDIMGSLLGFRNDKTNQNVAEEQYPHFDRRYENFLDGMTQEKLWGLQVQTIQFLTSIKNSNRACGLVEERLSKLNNGLLCYIKQDDESVSVVIRNWFEHREDFESHKRLSDFGKVLG
- the SRP54 gene encoding RNA-binding signal recognition particle subunit SRP54 (ancestral locus Anc_3.395), whose amino-acid sequence is MVLADLGKRINSAVNGALSNSQDDYATTVDHMLKAIVTALLESDVNIRLVSKLRNNLKSKLIDSKSDGRSVSNGQTKKVIQKAVFDELCDLVDCKVDEPFQPKKKKCNVIMFVGLQGSGKTTSCTKLAVYYSRRGYKVGLICADTFRAGAFDQLKQNAIKAHIPFYGSYTETNPVKVAAEGVAKFKKEKFEIIIVDTSGRHQQEQALFQEMVEISNVVKPNQTIMVLDASIGQAAEQQSKAFKESADFGAIILTKMDGHAKGGGAISAVAATNTPIIFIGTGEHMHDLEKFSPKSFVSKLLGIGDIESLLEQFQTVSNKEDTKATMENLQQGKFTLLDFKKQMQTIMKMGPLSNIAQMIPGMGNMMSQVGEEETSKKMKKMIYVLDSMTKEELESDGRLFIDQPSRMVRVAAGSGTSVFEVEMILMQQQMMARMAQSTKAAQQSGNMPGMPGMPGMPGMPKIPGMPRMTPQMMQQAQQRLKQNPSLMKNMQNMMGGSGFPGAGGMPDMNEMMKMMQDPQMQQMARQFGMGI